The Synergistaceae bacterium genomic interval ATATCTCACGAAGATTTATAACGCGCTCGCCTTCTGTATTGCCTCGTACACATAAAGCTGTCTGAAATTCTAACGGCCCCTTTGTAAAACCTCTGCCCGGAAAGTGTCCCGGTTCTTGACGTGCTGAGCCTCCAACTAACGCGCGGTATTCTGTCGGGTCTGTGAGCTGCAGCGCATGTTTCGACTTTATAAATTGATCTATTCTGAACATTGAGCTGCCCGTACTGGTCAAAATTAAATAAATTCCGAGTCCTCCGCCTTCTCTAGCAACTTTTATAATTGAGTCAAGCATGTCGGGATATTGAGTATTTAAGGCCGCGAGATTATCAACAGCAATTAACATAGCAGGGAGATTTTTGCCTGACACTTGTTGATAAGCGTCTAATGTTCCTACACCTTGTTCGGCGAAAAGACGTTTGCGTGAATCAATTTCGTTCAAGAAATAATTTTCTGCCTGCTGTAATTTCTCTTTATCGTTTGGATCTGCAACCATTAACATATGCGGCAAACCCTCAAAAATTTTCATTCCCCAGTTCCCGAAGTCAAAGACTAAAAATTGAAGCTGTGCCGGAGTATATGAAAACGCTGCTGAAAGTATCGCAGTCTGTAAAAATGTTGTTTTCCCCGATGAAGGCGCACCATATATAATTTGATGACCGTCTTTCATGAAGTCCAAGATAAAAGGCTCTTGACGCTGTTGTTCGGGATTATCAAGAAGTCCTACAATGAACGACAAGCCGCTATTAACTTCCTCCCATGCAGAATTATTAAACGCTAAATCTTTATAACGTTCATTCAGTAATGCTAAATCTAAAATTTCCGGTAATGCTTCAGTCCAAATCGGTTTTGCACGATGAATATTATTATTTGCCGACGTAGTATTTATATAATTAACAACTGCTTGACCTTCGCTGAATACATCGCCGAAAGGATTTACAGTTTTATCATATATTTCAGGGCTGACTCTTTCGCCGTTTATCTCAATTAAATTTATCTCTGACACCTGTTTATTATTTCCTTGCTCCGGATAATAGGGTGCTTTGCTGTAAAATGTTTGGACTTGTTCATAAACTTCATTATTGCCAACTTTTATATATGCTCGTCCGGGCAATGATATATGAAATGCGTCGGGAGTGCCTATCATGTCTTTGCTTTCTCCTACTTCTGCGGTTTTGAGGCATATTCTAAATTTTGTATTAGCTGACACTTGGCCTGCAACTATTCCGCCGGGTGATTGTGTAGCAAGTACCATGTATAAACCAAGACTGCGGCCGACTCGAGCGATAGAAATAAATTCTGCCATTTGGTCGGGAAATTGATTCTTAAATTCTGCAAACTCATCGACCACTACAAATAAATAAGGCATTGGCTCAAGATTTTTATCTGGGTGCTCCTTCTGATATTTCTGATATTCAAAAATTGCCTTTGTCGCTAAGTCTTCAGCACTCTCAAATAATCTCTGTCTGCGCGCGATTTCTCCTCGTAGTGAACGTAAACTCCTTTCAATGCTTGAAGCGTCTTGAAGATTACTGACTATACCGGCCACATGAGGAAGAGTCCGCAAAATATTTGATAAATCATTGCCCTTAAACTCGATTAATAAAAAATTGACATCTTCAGGCGAAAAATGAACTGCTAACGATAACAGCCAAGTAGTGAGCATTTCACTTTTTCCGCTTCCTGATGTACCCGCTACAAGACCATGAGGCCCCATAAATTTTTCGTGAGCGTCGAACTCAAATATATCGCTATTTCCCTTAAATCCGATTGGTACTGCTAAACTTGCATAAGACTGGCTATTTTTCCAACGCTGCAATAAATTTATATCTTCTACTTTTGTTACTCCCAGCCCTTGAAGGAATAACGCTTTTGAAGGAATTGCACCAGAACGCCCTGATGTCTGAACTCGAACGGGTGCAAGCTGACGAGAAAAATTCTCTACCATATTTAATTGCGTGTATATGCTGTCTGGAATAAAAATTTTTCCGCTCTCATTTATTGAGGTCATTTGAATATTAGCATTAATCCCGTTCTGAATATCGCCGCAATTTATTATCGCGTTACATTCTTTGGGAAGTTTGCGAATATCGCCGTAAGCATATAATACAGCAAATCCAAGCGCAGAAGACTCCGGCAAAAACTGTTCTCCGCTGCTCTCTACTAAATTTTCATCAGCAAGAACAAGAAAATAAAAAGGTGTTTCCGGCAAACTATCGCGATTATTACCGGAATTATCACGCCTGCGAACCTTCAAAATTTCTGCGAGTTCTCGAAGTAATGTGCGTGCGGTCTTGTCCTGCCTCTTTTTCTTGCGCTGTTGTGTAGAAGAATCTTCCTTATTTTCAAGCGTACACGACATAAAACGCCGTGTTCTTTCTGAGTTCCACACATGAGGCAGCCAGCGAATCCACTCCCATTGCTCTTTTTCTCGTTCAGGGTAGATACACACAATTTTTACATCGTCATAAGAATGATGAGTCGCAATATTAATTAAAATTGTCCATGCAACTTTTTTCACGCTGTCCCGCGTTCCTTCAAGACCTGTGATAGGAGCTTCCATAAATGAATGACATACAGGAATACCGCTTAAAATTTCGTGTCTAGCTTTTAATTTTGCTGCTTCCTTCAAAAAAGGGTTCTCCTCCAAAACGAGCTGCTCCTTAGGAATCTTTACATTCACATTTGAAGTAAATTCGCCCGTTCCAAGACGTATATTAAGAAAATCTGAATCATTTATAGTTCTTTCCCACAGACGGCGATCTCTATTTTTTGCTATAGAAATACACTCAAGTATGCCGGGATTAATCGAAGCTAAGACAGAAATATACTCGGTTTCGGATCTGATAATCTCAATTTCTTTCTCTATTAAATGCTCATTATATTTTTTCTTAGCTAATTCTTGTATTTGCAGCCACTTCTTTTTTTGTCCTCTGTAATTAATTACGGCCATCATGATACTGACACTCGACATTGGAAGCGTGTACATTAACGTATGTGCGTTTTTCGTGAAAGCTGCTATACAAAGCATAATAGTAATCATCATACCGGGAGGCAGCAACACTGAAAGCCAAGATATTGACGGACGAGTCCCAGTATTAGGCGGTGCAAGGACTTCGATTTCTGTAGAGTTTACTGCTTTTCTTATTCTGGGTGATCTATAAAATAATGTCTGCGGCCTCTTAATATTGAAAGATGGCATAACTGCACGGAGAATAACAGCAGAAAATATTACATTGCCGGGCGTATTCCTGAATCTCAAAGTGTTATCTCTAAATTCAAGAATAAACCCGCCGATAAAAATTATTGCGCCGTCATTAAGCTCAACAGTAGAATTAATTAGCTTGCCATCAACAAAAATCCCGTTATGACTGTTTTTATCTTTTATCGTCCATTTACCGTTATTTTTATGGAGGACGGCATGAGATGAAGAAACAAGCAAACCTTTTAGACAAATATCATTCTTTGAGGATCTGCCTATTTTGATTTCATTTAGTCTGTTTAACGAAATGATGTTATCGCAATTACAGTAATTTTCTAATACAGCAAGACTTGTGCGTTCAGTGATAATTACGTTGTCGCCTGCTGATAATATTCTGTTTACTGCTTTATGTCCCATTATAGTAAATGGAGTCTTTGAGAAAATATTTATGCTATCATCCGTAGCTCGAAAAATTAAATGATTATCTTCAAGACTATTATCCGGCAAATGAATCGTGTCATTTTCTCCTGTGCCCACACTAACACGATCACCCTTTGCAAGCGATTTTTCTCTGATTTCATCATTTGTGTAAAAAACTAGCAAATAATTCATCTCATGCTCCTATAAATTTTTAGTGTCGTCTAAAGAATTTGAATACAATTAATCCGCCTACGAGGACAACTCCTCCGCCTATAAGACCTAAATTACACCCGCCGAGAAGCATAAGAAGAATCCTGAGAACATAAACAGTTAAGCTCTTGCCTGCTGATAAAAACATTGTCGCTAAAAATTGTTTCGGCAGTGTATCAAGCTCTACTCCGAAAAAGTCGCTGACCTCAAATGCGCCTGTGATTCCGTTGATTATCGGCATAAAACCGAAGGCCGTTTTTACTCCTTTCATAGAAGCAATATTAACGAAGTCAGAATCTTCCGCA includes:
- the essC gene encoding type VII secretion protein EssC — encoded protein: MNYLLVFYTNDEIREKSLAKGDRVSVGTGENDTIHLPDNSLEDNHLIFRATDDSINIFSKTPFTIMGHKAVNRILSAGDNVIITERTSLAVLENYCNCDNIISLNRLNEIKIGRSSKNDICLKGLLVSSSHAVLHKNNGKWTIKDKNSHNGIFVDGKLINSTVELNDGAIIFIGGFILEFRDNTLRFRNTPGNVIFSAVILRAVMPSFNIKRPQTLFYRSPRIRKAVNSTEIEVLAPPNTGTRPSISWLSVLLPPGMMITIMLCIAAFTKNAHTLMYTLPMSSVSIMMAVINYRGQKKKWLQIQELAKKKYNEHLIEKEIEIIRSETEYISVLASINPGILECISIAKNRDRRLWERTINDSDFLNIRLGTGEFTSNVNVKIPKEQLVLEENPFLKEAAKLKARHEILSGIPVCHSFMEAPITGLEGTRDSVKKVAWTILINIATHHSYDDVKIVCIYPEREKEQWEWIRWLPHVWNSERTRRFMSCTLENKEDSSTQQRKKKRQDKTARTLLRELAEILKVRRRDNSGNNRDSLPETPFYFLVLADENLVESSGEQFLPESSALGFAVLYAYGDIRKLPKECNAIINCGDIQNGINANIQMTSINESGKIFIPDSIYTQLNMVENFSRQLAPVRVQTSGRSGAIPSKALFLQGLGVTKVEDINLLQRWKNSQSYASLAVPIGFKGNSDIFEFDAHEKFMGPHGLVAGTSGSGKSEMLTTWLLSLAVHFSPEDVNFLLIEFKGNDLSNILRTLPHVAGIVSNLQDASSIERSLRSLRGEIARRQRLFESAEDLATKAIFEYQKYQKEHPDKNLEPMPYLFVVVDEFAEFKNQFPDQMAEFISIARVGRSLGLYMVLATQSPGGIVAGQVSANTKFRICLKTAEVGESKDMIGTPDAFHISLPGRAYIKVGNNEVYEQVQTFYSKAPYYPEQGNNKQVSEINLIEINGERVSPEIYDKTVNPFGDVFSEGQAVVNYINTTSANNNIHRAKPIWTEALPEILDLALLNERYKDLAFNNSAWEEVNSGLSFIVGLLDNPEQQRQEPFILDFMKDGHQIIYGAPSSGKTTFLQTAILSAAFSYTPAQLQFLVFDFGNWGMKIFEGLPHMLMVADPNDKEKLQQAENYFLNEIDSRKRLFAEQGVGTLDAYQQVSGKNLPAMLIAVDNLAALNTQYPDMLDSIIKVAREGGGLGIYLILTSTGSSMFRIDQFIKSKHALQLTDPTEYRALVGGSARQEPGHFPGRGFTKGPLEFQTALCVRGNTEGERVINLREICTSMKNLWSGENASLEEAENREINIDDLNFSGESFQIGINKISKQPVEFVFSEMNTCIISGKSREAIKNVLSLIVNAVSREFDNSVYIYETGDEIKSLYPDCIYVHDSEGANALISQIADEFDRRCNDDEATNFQRIIFCIDNFLGFYRGISQESADILETLTRSGADFNIHLYIFSSSEDLAFLNMFKDSIRPFNNCLNNGNALIAGGSINEYIAFNNLHQETDMIFSDSEGCLIHAGKVTALKFAKAGAQ